The following are encoded in a window of Phaseolus vulgaris cultivar G19833 chromosome 3, P. vulgaris v2.0, whole genome shotgun sequence genomic DNA:
- the LOC137807849 gene encoding RING-H2 finger protein ATL48-like → MTEDFLQQEKKRVRNPFVPIGALVTAGVLTAGLISFRQGNSQLGQKLMRARVVVQGATVALMVGTAFYYGENPWRSS, encoded by the exons ATGACTGAAGATTTTCTTCAACAAGAGAAGAAGCGAGTGCGGAACCCTTTTGTCCCCATTG GTGCACTTGTTACTGCTGGTGTTCTAACGGCTGGCTTAATCAGTTTTAGACAAGGTAATTCTCAGTTAGGTCAGAAGTTAATGAGGGCTCGTGTGGTTGTTCAAGGTGCTACAGTAGCCCTCATGGTTGGAACAGCCTTTTATTATGGAGAAAATCCTTGGCGATCAAGTTAA
- the LOC137805647 gene encoding uncharacterized protein: MGSTANNNNNNDISEEHRTILQTLQIQMQELLQKGVIDQLRQDEERKRREEERQQHAEEIAQLKEQNKRLLDRLEQSEREGHSRAPSPSPFQSGTRTIAQAIPHTSLVQHTHQSVKPVTPNKVTNPKGHPFTDDIIATPLPDKWRGLTINLYDGSTDPDEHLNIFRTQMTLYTTDRTVWCKVFPTSLREGPLGWFSDLPPNSITSFDALELKFTTQYATSRPHRTSSMSLLNVKQERGESLRTFMNRFSKVCMNIRNLNPEIAMHHLVSAILPGRFTESLIKRPPCNMDELRTRATKFMQIEEHIDYHRKTYAENTDKSKGIRPPTVPTDRERHRPNRGPRFHNYTPLIVPRGKVLDEALQIELIPALRQSQTPPNADTSKRCQYHRNYGHTTEGCQALKDKIEELIQAGHLRKFVKTTITAPRSPQRDHDPRERSGRRDDRTRDNHYRSNRRKRSESPIRRTRPKSESPERRSRTKQKVRTVINTIAGPVSLGQPPQEINYIAGGFAGGGCSNSARKKHLRAIQSVHSTSTQRRPHIPPITFTDEDFTAIDPSQDDPMVITVEIDKFAIAKVLVDQGSSVDILYWETFKNMKIPEAEIQPYNEQIVGFSGERVDTKGFIDLYTTFGDDYLSKTINIRYLLVNANTSYNILLGRPSINRLKAIVSTPHLAMKFPSVNGDIATVHVDQKTARECYVASLKVEPTRRLYTTSAERTTERRGRSTERRSRGRESRRHLVALVDLDPRLDDPRMEAGEDLQPIFLRDKDRKTYMGTSLKPDDRETIGKTLTKNADLFAWTAANMPGVKSDVITHRLSVYTEARPIAQKKRKLGEERRKAAREETDKLIQAGFIQKAHYTTWLANVVMVKKTNGKWRMCVDYTDLNKACPKDSYPLPTIDRLVDGAAGHQILSFLDAYSGYNQIQMYHRDREKTAFRTDSDNFFYEVMPFGLKNAGATYQRLMDHVFHDMIGRNVEVYVDDIVIKSDSCKQHVSDLKEVFQALRQYRMRLNPEKCAFGVEGGKFLGFMLTHRGIEANPEKYKAITEM, encoded by the coding sequence ATGGGCTCAACggcaaacaacaacaacaacaatgatATCTCTGAAGAGCATAGGACCATACTACAAACCCTCCAGATTCAGATGCAGGAGTTACTCCAAAAAGGGGTCATCGATCAACTTCGCCAGgatgaagaaaggaaaagacGAGAAGAAGAGCGTCAACAACACGCAGAAGAGATAGCACAATTGAAAGAACAGAACAAGAGATTGTTGGATAGACTTGAGCAATCTGAACGCGAAGGGCATTCACGTGCACCTTCTCCATCACCGTTCCAATCAGGAACGAGAACAATAGCCCAGGCTATACCTCACACGTCACTCGTTCAACACACCCATCAGAGTGTAAAGCCAGTAACCCCAAACAAGGTAACAAACCCGAAAGGCCATCCGTTCACTGATGACATCATAGCCACTCCTCTCCCTGACAAGTGGAGGGGCCTAACGATAAACCTTTATGACGGTTCCACAGACCCAGACGAACATCTGAATATATTTAGAACTCAAATGACCCTCTACACAACCGACCGAACGGTATGGTGTAAAGTCTTCCCCACCTCTCTCAGGGAAGGCCCCCTTGGATGGTTTTCGGACCTTCCACCCAATTCCATTACAAGCTTCGACGCTTTGGAATTGAAGTTCACCACGCAATACGCCACAAGTAGACCTCATCGGACATCCTCCATGTCTCTTCTAAATGTCAAACAAGAAAGGGGAGAATCATTGAGAACATTCATGaacagatttagcaaagtgtgtATGAACATTCGTAATCTTAATCCAGAAATAGCCATGCATCATTTGGTCTCGGCCATACTACCGGGAAGGTTCACTGAAAGCCTTATCAAACGACCTCCGTGCAATATGGATGAATTAAGAACAAGAGCAACAAAGTTCATGCAGATAGAAGAACATATTGACTATCATCGAAAAACTTATGCTGAGAACACGGACAAGAGCAAAGGGATTCGTCCCCCCACAGTACCAACCGACCGAGAACGACATCGCCCCAATAGGGGTCCCCGTTTCCACAACTACACTCCCTTGATTGTACCAAGGGGTAAGGTTCTCGACGAAGCACTGCAGATTGAATTGATTCCGGCATTGAGGCAATCACAAACCCCTCCCAATGCCGACACCAGTAAACGTTGCCAATACCATCGTAACTATGGCCACACGACCGAAGGATGCCAAGCActgaaagataaaattgaagagCTCATCCAGGCCGGTCATCTCCGCAAGTTCGTGAAAACCACCATCACTGCACCCAGGTCACCCCAGCGTGATCATGATCCCCGAGAACGTTCGGGACGAAGAGACGACCGGACCCGTGACAACCACTATCGTTCaaacagaagaaaaagaagcgAAAGTCCGATCAGACGAACGAGGCCTAAAAGCGAAAGCCCTGAACGTAGAAGTCGAACTAAACAAAAAGTTCGCACAGTCATCAATACAATCGCTGGACCGGTGTCGCTCGGTCAGCCCCCTcaagaaattaattacattGCAGGTGGCTTTGCGGGTGGAGGATGCTCTAATTCAGCAAGGAAAAAACATTTGAGAGCAATTCAATCCGTTCATTCGACTTCCACACAACGCCGACCGCATATACCACCAATCACTTTCACTGACGAAGACTTCACAGCAATCGATCCATCTCAAGATGACCCCATGGTAATAACTGTGGAGATAGATAAATTTGCAATTGCAAAAGTTTTGGTAGATCAGGGTAGCTCGGTCGACATCCTGTATTGGGAAACGTTTAAGAATATGAAGATTCCAGAAGCAGAGATACAACCCTACAACGAGCAGATAGTTGGTTTCTCAGGGGAAAGAGTGGATACGAAAGGATTTATCGATCTATACACCACGTTCGGAGATGATTACCTCAGCAAGACCATCAACATACGATATCTACTCGTTAATGCCAATACATCGTACAATATTTTGCTCGGTCGACCATCTATCAACAGATTGAAAGCCATTGTCTCAACTCCTCATTTAGCTATGAAGTTCCCCTCAGTCAATGGAGATATAGCAACCGTGCATGTAGACCAGAAGACAGCACGAGAGTGTTATGTAGCTAGCCTGAAGGTGGAGCCGACCCGAAGGCTTTATACCACGTCAGCCGAACGGACCACAGAGCGAAGAGGTCGGTCAACAGAAAGACGCTCTAGAGGAAGAGAATCTAGAAGACACTTGGTCGCTTTAGTCGATCTAGATCCTCGACTGGATGATCCCCGAATGGAAGCAGGGGAAGATCTTCAACCCATATTCCTTCGGGACAAAGACCGGAAAACATACATGGGAACATCCCTCAAACCAGACGACCGAGAGACGATCGgtaaaacattaacaaagaACGCTGATCTTTTCGCCTGGACAGCTGCAAACATGCCAGGGGTAAAGTCAGATGTGATTACCCATCGATTGTCTGTTTATACAGAGGCCAGGCCGATCgctcaaaagaaaaggaaactagGTGAAGAACGGCGCAAAGCCGCACGAGAAGAAACAGACAAGCTAATTCAAGCTGGTTTTATTCAAAAGGCCCACTATACGACATGGCTAGCCAATGTAGTGATGGTAAAAAAGacgaatggaaaatggagaatgtgcgtagACTACACAGACCttaacaaggcgtgcccaaaggactcgtatccccTACCTACTATCGACCGGCTGGTCGACGGTGCAGCCGGTCATCAAATCCTAAGTTTCCTTGATGCTTATTCAGGTtacaatcaaatacaaatgtacCACCGTGATCGAGAAAAAACCGCGTTTAGAACAGATTCTGATAATTTCTTCTATGAAGTCATGCCGTTCGGCCTCAAGAATGCAGGAGCCACATACCAGCGACTCATGGATCACGTATTCCACGACATGATCGGTCGGAACGTAGAAGTATACGTTGACGACATCGTCATCAAATCAGACTCTTGCAAACAACATGTTTCTGACTTAAAAGAGGTTTTTCAAGCCTTGCGTCAATACCGCATGCGTTTAAACCCGGAGAAGTGCGCGTTCGGCGTAGAAGGGGGGAAGTTcttaggcttcatgctcacacATCGGGGTATAGAGGCTAATCCAGAAAAATACAAGGCAATCACCGAAATGTGA
- the LOC137807848 gene encoding ubiquitin-conjugating enzyme E2-23 kDa-like isoform X1: protein MSSPSKRREMDVMKLMMSDYTVETINDGLSEFNVEFHGPKESLYEGGVWKIRVELPDAYPYKSPSIGFVNKIFHPNVDELSGSVCLDVINQSWSPMFDLLNVFEVFLPQLLLYPNASDPLNGDAASLMMKDKKLYDQKVKEYCERYAKKENNSNSTAGEESGDDEDISEEDSGSSDDDIPGHADP from the exons ATGTCATCTCCAAGCAAGAGAAGAGAAATGGATGTTATGAAATT GATGATGAGTGATTATACAGTGGAGACGATAAACGATGGACTTAGTGAATTCAATGTTGAGTTTCATGGTCCAAAAGAAA GTCTTTATGAAGGTGGAGTCTGGAAAATTCGTGTTGAGCTTCCTGATGCTTACCCATATAAATCCCCTTCTATTGGCTTTGTGAACAAAATATTCCACCCAAATGTCGATGAGTT ATCTGGCTCTGTTTGCTTGGATGTCATTAACCAATCTTGGAGCCCAATGTTTG ATCTTCTAAATGTCTTTGAAGTTTTTCTTCCACAACTCCTGCTTTATCCAAATGCTTCAGATCCTCTCAATGGCGATGCAGCATCGTTAATGATGAAGGATAAAAAGTTGTATGATCAGAAAGTTAAAG AGTATTGTGAGCGGTATGCTAAGAAGGAAAACAATAGCAACTCTACAGCTGGTGAGGAGAGTGGAGATGACGAAGACATCAGTGAAGAAGACAGTGGATCTAGTGATGATGACATTCCTGGTCATGCTGATCCTTAA
- the LOC137807848 gene encoding ubiquitin-conjugating enzyme E2 4-like isoform X2: protein MSSPSKRREMDVMKLMMSDYTVETINDGLSEFNVEFHGPKESLYEGGVWKIRVELPDAYPYKSPSIGFVNKIFHPNVDELSGSVCLDVINQSWSPMFDLLNVFEVFLPQLLLYPNASDPLNGDAASLMMKDKKLYDQKVKGKNHDSKPKLNCISTTIVITCA from the exons ATGTCATCTCCAAGCAAGAGAAGAGAAATGGATGTTATGAAATT GATGATGAGTGATTATACAGTGGAGACGATAAACGATGGACTTAGTGAATTCAATGTTGAGTTTCATGGTCCAAAAGAAA GTCTTTATGAAGGTGGAGTCTGGAAAATTCGTGTTGAGCTTCCTGATGCTTACCCATATAAATCCCCTTCTATTGGCTTTGTGAACAAAATATTCCACCCAAATGTCGATGAGTT ATCTGGCTCTGTTTGCTTGGATGTCATTAACCAATCTTGGAGCCCAATGTTTG ATCTTCTAAATGTCTTTGAAGTTTTTCTTCCACAACTCCTGCTTTATCCAAATGCTTCAGATCCTCTCAATGGCGATGCAGCATCGTTAATGATGAAGGATAAAAAGTTGTATGATCAGAAAGTTAAAG GTAAGAATCATGATTCTAAACCAAAATTGAATTGCATTTCAACTACGATTGTGATTACATGCGCTTAA
- the LOC137807848 gene encoding ubiquitin-conjugating enzyme E2 4-like isoform X3 produces the protein MSSPSKRREMDVMKLMMSDYTVETINDGLSEFNVEFHGPKESLYEGGVWKIRVELPDAYPYKSPSIGFVNKIFHPNVDELSGSVCLDVINQSWSPMFDLLNVFEVFLPQLLLYPNASDPLNGDAASLMMKDKKLYDQKVKVRMLW, from the exons ATGTCATCTCCAAGCAAGAGAAGAGAAATGGATGTTATGAAATT GATGATGAGTGATTATACAGTGGAGACGATAAACGATGGACTTAGTGAATTCAATGTTGAGTTTCATGGTCCAAAAGAAA GTCTTTATGAAGGTGGAGTCTGGAAAATTCGTGTTGAGCTTCCTGATGCTTACCCATATAAATCCCCTTCTATTGGCTTTGTGAACAAAATATTCCACCCAAATGTCGATGAGTT ATCTGGCTCTGTTTGCTTGGATGTCATTAACCAATCTTGGAGCCCAATGTTTG ATCTTCTAAATGTCTTTGAAGTTTTTCTTCCACAACTCCTGCTTTATCCAAATGCTTCAGATCCTCTCAATGGCGATGCAGCATCGTTAATGATGAAGGATAAAAAGTTGTATGATCAGAAAGTTAAAG TTAGGATGCTTTGGTGA